Part of the Leptotrichia massiliensis genome, AGAATACGACAAACTGGAAAGACTACTGGATGTAAGAGGAACTGAAGGAAAAGAAATGAAAAAGGCTGCAGCTGCTTCAAAATCAAGCCTAAAAAAACTTAGAAAATTGTATAATAACTATGACAAATGGTTTGATGATTATATTAACACTTCTTCATTGTCGTATGGCAATAAGGAAAAATTGAAAAAAATAGTAAAATTTGAAAATATATCAAATATTAAATTTATAATTCAATCAATTGAAAAAAAAGAAGAAAAATAAATTAATAAATAAAAAGTTAAAAATCGGAAGGAGCCAAAATGAGTGAAAAAAACTTTAACAACAATGAAGATGTTAAAAATGTAAGTGAGGAAAAAGATGAGAAAGTTTATACTTTAGAAAATCCAATAGAGGAAGAAAACAAAATCTTGAAGGATCGAAAATACATAAACTTAGCTGATAAAACTAAACATCTTGACTTATCTGTTTATAATGAACTTGACGATTTTGCTGCGGAAGTGCTAAATTCAGATAATTTTTTGAAATACGTAGAAGCTAGAAGAGAATATTTATTCGAGCCTGAAGAAACTGTAAAAAAATATTTTGGTGAAGAATTTCTGAGTGATGAAAACAGTGAAAATAAAATTGCTACTTTTTCAGACTTTTATTACCAATATTTAATAAAATATTCTGACAGCTATTTTTACAAATTTATGGCAAAAGGCTATACTGAAGGATTTAGAAACTTACTTATAAAAAAAGGTATAAATCCTGATGATTTAAATATAAATTGGGAAAGTATCCGTTCAAAAGAGCTGGAATATGATGAATCTCTTGTTGATATTTTGTACTCAATTGTAAATTATGAGCTAGAACACCGTGGACATATCATCTTTGGAATAAATATGGGTTATGAGTCAACATTGTATTTCATCGTTCCTGAAAAAGCATTTTTCAGAATAGACAATGAACCACAATTATTTACAATTTTTGATATTGGATTTTTGGAAACAATTTATAATGAAGTTTACGAAGTTGTTGGAAATCTAGGTACAGAAAATGTAAGAATTGGAGATTTTTTGGAAAAACGTGGAAATGAATATTATACTTTATTTTCAGATACAAGTAAAAATGTTATAATTGAAAATATTGATGAAAATGACGAATCGAAAGTGAAAATAATTTTGTAAAATTATAAAAATTAGGAGAAAAAATGATAAATTTTGAGACACAAGATATAATGCTGCTTTATAGCCTTATAAATATGAAATTACGAGATGAATTTTTAGATTTGAATGATTTGATAAATTATTACGGCGTTGATAAAGATTGGCTTCTAAACAAATTTAGTGAAGCTGGTTATGAGTATGTAGAAAGCGAAAATCAGTTTAAAAGAATGTAATTTTGAAAACAAAAAACATAAAGAAAAGGTAAGTAGTTTATGAAAAATATTGTATTAATTGGAATGCCTGCCTGCGGAAAAAGTACAATTGGATATTGGCTATCCAAAAAAATTGGTTATCCACTTTTGGATACAGATAAATATTTGGAAGAAAAGGAAAATCGTATTATTTCAGACATTTTCTCAAATGAGGGGGAAGAATATTTTCGAAATCTTGAAACTAAATATTTGAAGGAATTATCGGAAAAAGAAGGTCTTATAATTTCAACAGGCGGTGGAGCCGTTAAAAAGAAAGAAAATATTGATATTTTGAAAAAAAATGGAATTGTAATATTTCTAAATAGGGAAATTAATGATATTTCTAAAGAAAACCATAAACATCGCCCTCTTTTACAAGATATTAATAATATTCAGAAATTATACGATGAAAGAATAGACTTGTATAAAAAATATTCGGATATTATTATAAAAAATAATGATGATATGAGTATAATTGTTGATAGAATAATTACTGCTTTAAGAGGAAAACTTTAAAATAAAAAATAAGGATGGCAAATAAAAAATGAAAAAAATAATGATTATAAATGGTCCTAACTTAAACTTTTTGGGAATTAGAGAAAAGGATATTTATGGAAATGATGATTATGAAAGTATTTGCAGCTATATAAAAGATAAATTTTCTGATAAAAAAGTAAGAATAGATATTTTGCAATCAAATTCTGAAGGAAAAATTATTGATTTTTTACAGTCAGCATATTTCAGAAACTTTGATGGAATTGTAATAAATCCTGGAGCTTATACTCATTACAGCTATGCAATTTTTGATGCAATAAAATCAATATTAATTCCAACTGTAGAAGTACATTTAAGTAATATTCACGAAAGAGAAGCTTTTAGAAAAACTTCAGTTACAGCACCTGCTTGTATTGCCCAGATTTATGGTAAAGGTAAGGAAGGATATGTAGAAGCTGTGGAATTGCTAATAAATGAAAAAACTAAATGATTAATTTAAATAAAAAAATATATCTTTAAGGAGATTCCAAAAATGGAAGAAAATAATAAAAGTGTAGAAATATGCAGAACAGCATTAAAAATGGCGATTTCTTCAAGAGATGAAGAAAAAAAATTAATGCAAGACTACAGAAAAATTGGGATAAAAACTGCTGCTGTAAATGTTGGTGGTGCAATGCCTCAGTCTCGTTTTAAATTTATTGAAAGTGCATTAATAGCAGCAAAACGAAATAATCTGATTCAGGATGTGCATGCTCACGATGGTGCAGTAATTGGTGCAATGCGAGAGGCAATGAGTCAAATTGAAGCGATTATAAATGGGCTTAGTGTCGGCGGGAAAATTGGACTGGCAAGAGAAGGGGAACATCTGGCTGTAGCAATATTTTTGAGTGTAGGAATATTACAGTTTAATGAAGTAATAACTTCTGTTGCTCATCGTTCTGTTTCAATACTAGACAATGAAAAATAAAATTTATAAAATAAAAATACAGTTAAATATAAATAAACAAGGAAATTAAAAATGGGAAAATTAATAATTATTGAAGGTACAGATGGAAGTGGAAAACAAACACAAACAGAATTACTATGCAAGAAATTAAAAGAAATAAAAGGTGAAAATAATGTAAAAAAAATATCCTTTCCAAATTATGAAAGCAGGGCCTCTGAACCAGTAAAAATGTATCTTGCAGGTGAATTTGGAAAAACGGCTGAAAGTGTGAATGCTTACGCGGCTTCCGTGCTTTATTCAGTTGATAGATTCGCTTCGTTTAAGACAGAATGGGAAGAATTTTACAATAATGGTGGAATTGTAATTAGTGATAGATACACTATTTCAAATATGATTCATCAAATTCCGAAAATTCTAGAAAAATCTGAACGTGAAAAATATTTGGATTGGTTAATAGATTTGGAATGGAGTAAAATTCAAATACCAAAACCAGATATTGTATTTTTTCTAGACATTCCTTTTGAATTTAGTCAAAAACTTATGAAAGATAGAGAAAATAAAATAACTGGTGAAAAAGAGAAAGATATTCATGAAAAGGACAAAAATTATTTGAAAAATGCATATAAAGTTGCTAAAGATTTATCAGAAAAATACTGCTGGAATGTAATTTCATGTGTTAATAAAGACAATTTGAGAACAATAGAAGATATAAATGATGAAATGCTGGAAGTAGTATTGAAAAATATATAATTTTGATTTTATTTACACATTGTTTTAACCTATCTCTAAACCACAATAAAACATCTCAAAATCAAACCAAATTTTAAATTTTTATATTATATTTTCAAGTAAGGGCATAGTTATTATCATGCCCTTACATTTTTTATTATTTATTTTATTTTTATTTATAAAAGAAAATAAAGTTATATAAAATCCTGTAAAAAACTATCTCATTGGAGTAATAGCCGTTAATTCCCACTTATGAATGCCCTCATCTTTTTTTGATGAATCATATCCAATATAAACATTTTTTAATCTTTTATTTACTGGATAAAGTTTATATCTGTACATTAATGGAACTTCTACGGCTTGTCCAATATAGTATTTTTGCCAGTTTTTGTATGCTTCTACTTTATAATTTGGAACTGTTAATGATTTTTCTCCTAATATTTCACCTATTAGCCTGTCATTTTCTTCTGATGCAAAACGAGAAAAGTTAAGCTGGGATTTTCTTCCTGCTGATCCAGTTGGATCTAGACTTGTTCCAACTCCCCAAGCTCCAAAGAATACATCTATATCTTTAGAATCTCCTTGCACTTTTTCATAAAAATTCTGGAAAGCTAGCAATCTTCCTGATGTAAGAACTGCTTTTATTCCTATTTTTTTCCAGCTTTGAATGTAGTTTTGAGCAAGTGGTTCTGCTACATCGCCTCCTGCCATAAATGCCATCTTTATTTCAAAGGGCTTTCCATTTTTATCTTCACGGATTCCATCTCCATTTACATCCTTGTATCCCGCTTCATCCAGCAGCTGTTTTGCTTTTTCAGGATTATACGGATAACCTTTCAAGTCCTTTGGAAAATATTTCTTAAAAACAGGAGGAATTGATGAAGTTGCTTCCTGTCTTAACCCAAAATAAAATGCCTGTGCTATTTCCTCAACATTTATCGCATACACAAGAGCTTGACGTAATCTTAAATCCGACATCTTGGCATTTGGATCTGTCACATTTTCTCCTTTTGCTTTGTCATAATGCCCCAATTTAAAGGCCAAATACGAATAATACAAATCCTGTTGTCCTAATGTTTCTATATTTTTAAAATCTTTATAATTATTGTAAAGAGAATCAGGCATGCTCATTACAAAATCATATTTCCCAGCTTTTAATGCCGCCACTATAGATTGTGAATTTACTACTTGCACTATTGCCTTTTCAATTTTTGGCTTTCCTTTGTAATAATAAGGATTTGCTGTAAATTCTAGACTTTCTCCACGTGAAACTTTTGTTAAATTATATGGTCCCAATGTTACTGGTTTCATTCTAATTTTATCCGATGAAATCAATTCTTTTATTGGAATTCCTTTCAAATAGTGTTTTGGTAGTGCATTTCCAACCAGTCCGTTTGCAACTGTATAAATACTTTGTCCCAGCTGCAAAAATGAAATTTCCACTGTTTTATCATCTATTTTTTTTATACCTGAAATATTTGGGGCTTTCCCATCGTGATATTCCTTCATTCCAACAATCTTTTGACTTTCTTCAGTATATCGAACTCCTGTATAATCTTTATGTCCTACAATTTCATAGGGAAAAATAATGTCATCAGCAGTCAGAGGCTGTCCATCAGACCACTTCACACCATCTTTTATTTTTATTGTAGCTTTTTTATTTTTTGCATCAACTGTAAGAGTAGTCACTCCTGTATCTGTTATTTCAAAATTTTCATCCACTTCAAATATACCCGAGCTTAAAAACATTGAGATAATCTCACCATCGTAACCATCAGAATAAAATGTTTCATTAAAAACTCCAACCAACGGATCATCCTTTACTAACGCCACTTGTAAAGTCCCACCTTCTATCGCAGGCTCATTATTTGAGGTTTTTTCTGGAAACAATGATAAATTCAGTTTTGCACCTGGCATTTCGCTTCTCTTTTTACCTGGATTACACGAAACTACAAATATTAATACAAGAAACGTGATTATTAATTTCCATTTTTTCATACTGTTCTCCTTTTTTAGTTTTATCCTCTTCTCTGTTTTGCGTCAGCCGCTCTGTTTAAAGCCTGTCCGACATAATTAATACATAGCATCATAATTAAAATCAATATTGACGCTGGAAGCCAAATCCATAATTTTGTTGACAATACTTCCGGATCTGCTGCATAACCAACCAAAGTCCCAAGGCTCGGAGTAGAAAGCGGTAATCCAAAGCCAAGAAAACTAAGCCCTGTTTCAATTCCAATATTTCCAGCAAATCCTAATGTCAATTCCACAATTATAATTGAACTCAAGTTAGGCAATATTTCCCTGAAGATTATCGTAAAATCCTTTGTCCCCATAGTCTTTGAAGCCAAAATATAATCTTTCTGACTTTCAGCAAGTGCCTTACTTCTAATCAGCCTTGCTGCTCCAACCCAGTAAAATGCACTCATTATCAGCACAAAAGTTGCTATAGTGTACTTTGGAACAATAGTAACAAACACAATAATGATCATAAGTGTAGACAAAATCGTAATAAAATCGATAACTCTCATAATTACATTATCCACCCATTTTCCATAATATCCTGCAATCAAACCAAAAAATATCCCAATTCCTGATGTCAAAATTGTTATTGTAAAACCAATAATAATCGAGTTTCTAGCACCTAGTATCAGTTGCCCCAATATTGAACGCCCACCAGAATCAGAACCTAGCCAAAATCCCTCTTTCATAGGAATAGCATATTTATCCAGAAGGCTTATTTTCATAATTTCCTCCTGATTTGCAAAAAGCGATCCAATAAAAATTATTCCAAAAAGAATTACAAGAATAATAAGCGAAGCAAGTGCCAATTTATCTTTTAAAATCTCCCTCACAATAACACTAATTCCAGTCGGCTTGCTGCTTTTCTTAATTTCATCAAAATTTTCTGCTTTTTCATTATTTTTCTTTAAAATTTCATTATTAGACATTTTTTCACCACCTACTCTATTCTAATTCTAGGATCAACAATGCTAAGAATAATATCTGAAAGCAAACTTCCAAGCAATGTTAAAAATCCAAACAGCAGTATTAATGCTGTTACAACGCTGTAATCTCGTGTTATAATTGAATTTACAAACAGTCCTCCCATTCCAGGATAACTGAATATTTTTTCAATAAAAATCGAACCTCCCAGAAGCCCTGTTATCGAATAACCAAAAAACGCCGCAATTGGTAAAATCGAATTTCTAAAAATGTGTCTTGAATAAACTTTATTTTTAGGTACTCCTTTACTTTTCGCCGTTTTC contains:
- a CDS encoding DUF4250 domain-containing protein, coding for MINFETQDIMLLYSLINMKLRDEFLDLNDLINYYGVDKDWLLNKFSEAGYEYVESENQFKRM
- a CDS encoding shikimate kinase codes for the protein MKNIVLIGMPACGKSTIGYWLSKKIGYPLLDTDKYLEEKENRIISDIFSNEGEEYFRNLETKYLKELSEKEGLIISTGGGAVKKKENIDILKKNGIVIFLNREINDISKENHKHRPLLQDINNIQKLYDERIDLYKKYSDIIIKNNDDMSIIVDRIITALRGKL
- the aroQ gene encoding type II 3-dehydroquinate dehydratase — its product is MKKIMIINGPNLNFLGIREKDIYGNDDYESICSYIKDKFSDKKVRIDILQSNSEGKIIDFLQSAYFRNFDGIVINPGAYTHYSYAIFDAIKSILIPTVEVHLSNIHEREAFRKTSVTAPACIAQIYGKGKEGYVEAVELLINEKTK
- a CDS encoding HutP family protein; this translates as MEENNKSVEICRTALKMAISSRDEEKKLMQDYRKIGIKTAAVNVGGAMPQSRFKFIESALIAAKRNNLIQDVHAHDGAVIGAMREAMSQIEAIINGLSVGGKIGLAREGEHLAVAIFLSVGILQFNEVITSVAHRSVSILDNEK
- a CDS encoding dTMP kinase, with amino-acid sequence MGKLIIIEGTDGSGKQTQTELLCKKLKEIKGENNVKKISFPNYESRASEPVKMYLAGEFGKTAESVNAYAASVLYSVDRFASFKTEWEEFYNNGGIVISDRYTISNMIHQIPKILEKSEREKYLDWLIDLEWSKIQIPKPDIVFFLDIPFEFSQKLMKDRENKITGEKEKDIHEKDKNYLKNAYKVAKDLSEKYCWNVISCVNKDNLRTIEDINDEMLEVVLKNI
- a CDS encoding oligopeptide ABC transporter substrate-binding protein translates to MKKWKLIITFLVLIFVVSCNPGKKRSEMPGAKLNLSLFPEKTSNNEPAIEGGTLQVALVKDDPLVGVFNETFYSDGYDGEIISMFLSSGIFEVDENFEITDTGVTTLTVDAKNKKATIKIKDGVKWSDGQPLTADDIIFPYEIVGHKDYTGVRYTEESQKIVGMKEYHDGKAPNISGIKKIDDKTVEISFLQLGQSIYTVANGLVGNALPKHYLKGIPIKELISSDKIRMKPVTLGPYNLTKVSRGESLEFTANPYYYKGKPKIEKAIVQVVNSQSIVAALKAGKYDFVMSMPDSLYNNYKDFKNIETLGQQDLYYSYLAFKLGHYDKAKGENVTDPNAKMSDLRLRQALVYAINVEEIAQAFYFGLRQEATSSIPPVFKKYFPKDLKGYPYNPEKAKQLLDEAGYKDVNGDGIREDKNGKPFEIKMAFMAGGDVAEPLAQNYIQSWKKIGIKAVLTSGRLLAFQNFYEKVQGDSKDIDVFFGAWGVGTSLDPTGSAGRKSQLNFSRFASEENDRLIGEILGEKSLTVPNYKVEAYKNWQKYYIGQAVEVPLMYRYKLYPVNKRLKNVYIGYDSSKKDEGIHKWELTAITPMR
- a CDS encoding ABC transporter permease, coding for MSNNEILKKNNEKAENFDEIKKSSKPTGISVIVREILKDKLALASLIILVILFGIIFIGSLFANQEEIMKISLLDKYAIPMKEGFWLGSDSGGRSILGQLILGARNSIIIGFTITILTSGIGIFFGLIAGYYGKWVDNVIMRVIDFITILSTLMIIIVFVTIVPKYTIATFVLIMSAFYWVGAARLIRSKALAESQKDYILASKTMGTKDFTIIFREILPNLSSIIIVELTLGFAGNIGIETGLSFLGFGLPLSTPSLGTLVGYAADPEVLSTKLWIWLPASILILIMMLCINYVGQALNRAADAKQRRG